In Thermocrinis minervae, a single genomic region encodes these proteins:
- the thiD gene encoding bifunctional hydroxymethylpyrimidine kinase/phosphomethylpyrimidine kinase has protein sequence MVPRALTIAGSDSSGGAGIQADLKTFTVLGVYGMTAITSITVQNTVGVYRVVDLPPEVVYEQIRVVCEDIGVDSAKTGMLSNAHTVKAVARAVRDFKIEKLVVDPVMRAKSGDPLLRLHDRHTLIEEIVPLAYIITPNIPEAQELCGFEIKNVEDMKEACISIHSLGARNVLLKGGHIEGSVVVDVLYDGKEFTMIERPRINTKNTHGTGCTLSAAICAFLAKGLPLKEAVLKARDYLQGAVENSLNLGKGHGPLNHMWTLRTLT, from the coding sequence ATGGTGCCAAGAGCGTTAACCATAGCGGGTTCTGACAGTTCTGGTGGTGCGGGTATACAGGCAGACCTTAAAACCTTTACCGTGCTGGGTGTGTATGGTATGACGGCCATAACCTCCATAACAGTGCAGAATACTGTAGGAGTGTACCGCGTGGTAGACCTCCCTCCGGAGGTAGTCTACGAGCAGATAAGGGTAGTATGTGAAGACATAGGTGTTGACTCGGCAAAGACAGGCATGCTCTCCAACGCTCATACAGTAAAGGCGGTGGCCAGGGCAGTGAGAGATTTCAAAATAGAGAAGCTCGTAGTAGACCCAGTCATGAGGGCCAAATCAGGAGACCCACTTTTAAGGCTCCACGACAGGCATACCCTTATAGAGGAAATAGTCCCGCTGGCCTACATCATAACACCCAACATACCAGAGGCCCAGGAGCTTTGCGGCTTTGAGATAAAGAACGTGGAAGACATGAAAGAAGCCTGCATAAGTATACATTCTTTAGGTGCCAGGAATGTTCTTCTCAAAGGTGGGCACATAGAAGGCTCTGTAGTGGTGGATGTACTCTACGACGGGAAGGAGTTTACCATGATAGAAAGGCCACGCATAAACACCAAGAATACCCATGGAACTGGCTGTACTCTCTCGGCAGCCATATGCGCTTTCCTAGCAAAGGGGCTACCCTTAAAGGAGGCTGTTTTAAAGGCAAGGGACTACCTACAGGGAGCTGTGGAGAACTCCTTAAACCTAGGGAAGGGCCATGGACCCCTAAACCATATGTGGACGCTTCGGACCTTAACGTAA
- the pstS gene encoding phosphate ABC transporter substrate-binding protein PstS: MKKAIALLTLVGSVAMAVEITGAGSTFVYPILSRWAYEYGKATGNKVNYQSIGSGGGIRQIINRTVDFGASDAPLEPEELKKHNLLQFPIVIGGVVLTYNIPGVRVPINLDGQTVCHMYLGEIKSWNDPSIQKLNPNVKLPNVPIVVVHRSDGSGTTWIFTNWLSKVCPEWKGKVGYGTSVNWPAGIGAKGSEGVANYTRRTTGAIGYVEYIYAKQNNLPMARVKNRAGMFVEPSIKTFQAAAANASWKKEQHFYEILTDQPGKDSYPIAGATFILLAKDQPERSKKAVQFFKWIYDHGDRMAESLNYIPMPQKVKKLIEDYWKENGVF; the protein is encoded by the coding sequence ATGAAGAAGGCGATAGCTCTCCTGACGCTAGTGGGTTCTGTGGCTATGGCTGTAGAGATAACCGGTGCAGGTTCAACTTTTGTATATCCCATACTATCAAGGTGGGCTTATGAATACGGAAAGGCCACAGGCAACAAAGTAAACTACCAGTCCATAGGTTCTGGTGGTGGTATTAGACAGATCATAAACAGGACCGTGGACTTTGGAGCATCGGATGCACCCCTTGAGCCCGAAGAGCTAAAAAAGCATAATCTCTTACAGTTCCCCATAGTAATAGGTGGAGTTGTGCTGACGTACAACATACCCGGGGTGAGAGTGCCCATAAACCTGGATGGACAGACAGTATGCCACATGTATCTGGGCGAGATAAAAAGCTGGAACGATCCATCCATACAGAAGCTTAACCCCAACGTAAAACTTCCCAACGTCCCTATAGTGGTAGTACATAGGTCCGATGGATCTGGAACTACTTGGATATTCACAAACTGGCTCTCCAAGGTGTGCCCCGAGTGGAAGGGAAAGGTAGGTTATGGAACATCTGTGAACTGGCCTGCAGGTATAGGAGCTAAAGGTAGCGAGGGTGTTGCTAACTATACAAGAAGAACTACCGGTGCTATAGGGTATGTAGAGTACATATACGCAAAGCAGAATAACTTACCCATGGCTAGGGTAAAAAACAGGGCTGGTATGTTTGTAGAACCTTCCATAAAGACCTTCCAAGCTGCAGCAGCAAACGCCTCTTGGAAGAAGGAACAGCATTTTTACGAAATCCTTACAGACCAACCTGGTAAGGATTCCTACCCCATAGCTGGTGCTACCTTTATACTCTTGGCTAAGGACCAACCCGAGAGGTCAAAGAAGGCGGTACAATTCTTCAAATGGATCTACGATCATGGAGATAGGATGGCAGAAAGTTTGAACTACATACCCATGCCTCAAAAAGTTAAGAAGCTTATAGAAGATTACTGGAAGGAGAATGGGGTGTTCTAA
- the pstC gene encoding phosphate ABC transporter permease subunit PstC, giving the protein MNKLLNAVFGYKLKFWALFVGLLFPIAMSLVLLHESRLAIEKFGFLNFLTNTKWDPVAEEFGGATMIVGTLISTLIAIFLATPVAIGIAIFLTELAPRKLAGILSTLTELLAAIPSIIYGMWGFFVLAPLMSQKVEPFLQRIFGNIPIIGQLFSGYPTGLDVLTTSLVLSIMIMPFTTSVVREAFMLVPDVMKESAYGLGATKWETIRHVVIPYTTSGIVGGVILSTGRALGETMAVTFLAGNVPQIPKSLFDSFTTVTVTLANQFTEADTDLYLSSLYYLALVLFAISFSTLILSKVLYMRIGKR; this is encoded by the coding sequence ATGAACAAACTGTTGAACGCTGTATTCGGCTACAAGCTTAAATTCTGGGCCCTCTTTGTGGGCCTTCTTTTTCCTATAGCAATGTCCTTGGTACTTCTGCATGAATCTAGATTGGCCATAGAGAAGTTTGGCTTTTTGAATTTCTTAACAAACACCAAGTGGGATCCTGTGGCCGAAGAGTTTGGCGGTGCTACCATGATAGTGGGCACCCTAATAAGCACCTTAATAGCCATATTTCTTGCCACACCTGTAGCCATAGGCATAGCCATATTTTTAACGGAGTTAGCTCCTAGAAAGCTTGCAGGAATCCTGTCAACCCTTACAGAGCTCCTTGCGGCCATTCCTTCCATTATTTACGGTATGTGGGGTTTCTTTGTACTCGCACCTCTCATGAGTCAAAAGGTAGAACCTTTCCTTCAGAGGATTTTTGGAAATATACCCATCATAGGACAGCTTTTCTCGGGGTATCCCACAGGTTTGGACGTACTCACCACGAGCCTCGTTCTATCCATAATGATCATGCCCTTTACCACATCTGTCGTAAGGGAAGCTTTTATGTTAGTGCCAGACGTAATGAAAGAATCTGCTTATGGTTTGGGCGCCACCAAGTGGGAAACCATAAGGCATGTAGTTATTCCGTACACAACATCGGGTATAGTGGGTGGTGTTATACTATCTACTGGTAGGGCTTTGGGTGAGACTATGGCGGTCACCTTCTTGGCCGGTAACGTACCTCAGATACCTAAATCTCTCTTTGACAGTTTTACAACCGTTACTGTAACCCTTGCCAACCAGTTTACAGAAGCAGACACAGACCTCTATCTTTCTTCCCTATACTACCTTGCGCTCGTTCTGTTCGCTATATCCTTTTCCACCTTGATACTTTCTAAAGTCCTCTATATGAGGATAGGTAAGAGATAA